In a genomic window of Micrococcaceae bacterium Sec5.7:
- a CDS encoding HPP family protein encodes MPATSPPLATASAVDPPKPRSRWSSKAPGRLPAATLLVATLTSVAALVCLVLLGVLSGHLLLIPPMAASMALVAGAPQLPLSQPRNVIGGQVVSALVGVGAGLVSHSIWAAAIAGGVAIGAMLLLRMPHSPAAATAVIATMATTGQVSFVVCAGIAACILVGFGILRSQLRGATYPTYWI; translated from the coding sequence ATGCCCGCTACAAGTCCTCCCCTAGCAACCGCCTCAGCCGTCGATCCTCCCAAGCCCCGTTCACGCTGGTCCTCCAAAGCCCCTGGCCGGCTTCCGGCGGCAACCCTCCTTGTAGCGACCCTTACCAGCGTGGCTGCCCTGGTCTGCCTCGTGCTGCTAGGTGTGCTGTCGGGCCACCTCCTGCTCATCCCTCCGATGGCCGCGTCCATGGCACTCGTGGCCGGAGCCCCTCAATTGCCCCTCTCCCAGCCCCGGAACGTCATCGGGGGTCAGGTCGTTTCCGCCCTGGTCGGTGTCGGCGCGGGACTGGTCAGCCATTCGATCTGGGCGGCCGCGATTGCCGGCGGTGTGGCCATCGGGGCGATGTTGCTGTTGAGGATGCCTCATTCACCGGCGGCCGCCACCGCAGTCATCGCTACCATGGCCACGACGGGACAAGTGTCTTTTGTGGTGTGCGCCGGCATCGCCGCGTGCATCCTCGTGGGGTTTGGAATCCTCCGGTCTCAGCTACGCGGAGCCACCTACCCGACCTATTGGATCTGA
- a CDS encoding DinB family protein produces the protein MTTAETPTWGQRTFGSPCRECEYTWDRTFDTIVTSIGAYPDAVDQQARLLEGQWRFDPQAWSATEYVCHVADSLRTWAERMAGVVATGTTDVDSFSPDALAIARRYGASTLAGALWALRKASQEWVESFSSVSDPHSILIHRVRGPQSVLEIARGNEHDALHHLWDLRRIQEAQTAND, from the coding sequence ATGACCACCGCAGAGACACCGACATGGGGCCAGCGGACTTTCGGGTCCCCGTGCCGCGAGTGTGAATACACATGGGATCGCACGTTCGACACGATCGTAACTTCTATAGGCGCCTATCCAGACGCCGTCGATCAGCAGGCCCGCTTATTGGAAGGGCAGTGGCGCTTCGACCCGCAGGCATGGTCAGCCACCGAGTACGTATGCCATGTCGCAGACTCCCTGCGAACATGGGCTGAACGCATGGCCGGGGTCGTAGCCACTGGAACGACCGATGTTGACAGCTTCTCCCCGGACGCTTTGGCCATCGCGCGACGTTATGGCGCCTCAACTCTGGCAGGAGCGCTGTGGGCTCTGCGAAAGGCCAGCCAGGAGTGGGTCGAATCATTTTCCTCAGTGAGCGATCCGCACTCAATCCTGATCCACCGGGTCCGTGGACCACAAAGTGTTCTCGAAATTGCCCGTGGCAACGAACATGATGCCCTGCACCATCTTTGGGACCTCCGCCGTATCCAGGAAGCTCAAACCGCTAACGACTGA
- a CDS encoding IS1182 family transposase, with translation MQGRDDGQRQLLDADALAGHMLPAGSVFRFLAENRHELFPDDAFADLFASGRGRPSTPADVIASVMVLQTLHNLSDRETAEALTFDLRWKAACGFGLDQGAFHPTVLTYWRRRLAKSDRPHRIFEAVTEVIAGSGALSGRRRRAIDSTILEDAVARQDTVTQLIAQIRRVGREIPGADLVVAGLSGHDYAKPGKPDIAWDDRGARDDLVSALVADALTLLSSIDAESLDDAQQETVALLALVAGQDVEPAEGSDGTDGRWRIARKVAPDRVISTVDPEARHAHKSRQKKIDGFKSHIVIEPETGLVTAAALTKAAGADNSDAARGAELIAADTSIGTGQVDVLGDSAYGSGDLLAAVTAAGHTPIIKPMPLGRAVPDGFTVDDFSIDESAKTVTCPAKITRAISAKGRVSFGGACASCPLMSRCTTAKNGRKMQIHPHDRLRREHRAKATDPEFLADYRQHRPMVERSIAWMTRGARRVPYRGVTKNNAWWMTHAAAINLKRLLNLGLTGRNGTWALG, from the coding sequence ATGCAGGGTCGCGATGATGGTCAACGTCAGCTTTTGGATGCCGATGCCCTGGCCGGGCATATGCTCCCGGCCGGGTCGGTGTTCAGGTTCCTCGCCGAGAACCGGCACGAGTTGTTCCCGGACGATGCGTTCGCGGACCTGTTCGCCTCCGGCCGCGGCCGCCCGTCGACCCCGGCGGACGTGATCGCTTCGGTCATGGTCCTGCAGACCCTCCATAATCTCTCCGACCGCGAAACCGCCGAGGCATTGACCTTTGACCTGCGGTGGAAGGCGGCGTGCGGGTTCGGCCTGGATCAGGGCGCGTTCCACCCGACGGTGTTGACGTATTGGCGCCGGCGCCTGGCGAAAAGTGACCGTCCGCACCGTATCTTCGAGGCCGTCACGGAGGTCATCGCCGGCTCGGGTGCGCTTTCCGGACGCAGGCGCCGGGCCATTGATTCAACAATCCTTGAGGACGCGGTGGCCCGGCAGGACACGGTCACCCAGTTGATCGCGCAGATCCGCCGGGTCGGCCGGGAAATCCCCGGCGCGGACCTGGTGGTAGCGGGTCTGAGCGGCCATGATTACGCCAAGCCCGGGAAACCCGACATCGCCTGGGATGACAGGGGTGCCCGGGATGATCTCGTGTCCGCGCTGGTCGCCGACGCCCTGACCCTGCTGAGCAGTATCGATGCCGAATCCCTGGACGATGCGCAGCAGGAAACGGTCGCACTCCTGGCCTTGGTCGCCGGACAGGACGTCGAACCGGCCGAAGGGTCCGACGGCACGGACGGGCGGTGGAGAATCGCCCGCAAGGTCGCCCCGGACCGGGTCATTTCCACGGTTGACCCGGAAGCCCGGCACGCGCATAAGAGCCGGCAGAAGAAGATCGACGGGTTCAAAAGCCACATCGTGATAGAGCCCGAGACCGGCCTGGTCACCGCCGCGGCCCTGACGAAAGCGGCCGGCGCGGACAACAGCGACGCGGCCCGCGGTGCCGAACTCATTGCCGCCGACACCAGCATCGGAACCGGGCAGGTCGACGTTTTGGGTGATTCAGCGTATGGCAGCGGCGATTTGCTGGCCGCTGTCACTGCCGCCGGCCATACCCCGATCATCAAACCGATGCCACTGGGCCGTGCCGTCCCCGACGGTTTCACTGTCGATGACTTCAGCATCGACGAGAGCGCGAAAACCGTGACCTGCCCGGCGAAGATCACCCGTGCGATCAGTGCGAAAGGACGGGTAAGTTTTGGTGGAGCCTGCGCATCGTGCCCGCTGATGAGCCGGTGCACGACGGCGAAGAACGGGCGGAAAATGCAGATCCACCCCCACGACCGGCTCCGCCGTGAACACCGGGCCAAGGCTACTGACCCGGAGTTCCTGGCGGACTACCGGCAACACCGGCCCATGGTCGAACGCTCGATCGCGTGGATGACCCGCGGAGCCAGACGCGTCCCTTACCGCGGGGTCACCAAGAATAATGCCTGGTGGATGACCCATGCTGCCGCAATCAACCTCAAACGACTCCTCAACCTCGGATTGACCGGCCGGAACGGGACGTGGGCACTTGGATAA
- a CDS encoding ABATE domain-containing protein, which translates to MTQQQLVTGQRLALDLVNSTYIQGGTRGRLVDSINSPELLQDWCAQRAEDLAPAGQPGKLDDEDLNHIRGLRAAIRHALDALLNDHQIDPDDAQTVSDNAARAHRLVALSPNLEIRYDWSEFDFGTKAITLIAEDAVSLLAGRAAGVHACQAPGCIMYFIPTTERRRWCSTSCGNRARVARHQRS; encoded by the coding sequence ATGACCCAACAGCAGCTCGTCACCGGACAACGGCTGGCCCTGGATCTGGTGAACAGCACCTACATCCAAGGAGGAACCCGCGGGCGTCTGGTTGACTCGATCAATTCCCCGGAGCTGTTGCAGGACTGGTGCGCACAGCGAGCAGAAGACCTCGCACCCGCCGGTCAGCCAGGGAAGCTCGATGACGAGGACCTGAACCACATCCGCGGACTGCGGGCAGCGATCAGACACGCCTTGGATGCCCTGCTGAATGACCATCAAATTGACCCAGACGACGCCCAGACTGTGTCGGACAACGCAGCGCGGGCCCACCGGCTCGTGGCGCTCTCGCCTAACCTCGAGATCCGTTATGACTGGTCTGAATTCGATTTCGGGACAAAAGCGATCACGCTGATCGCTGAGGACGCTGTCTCCCTGCTCGCGGGAAGGGCCGCAGGAGTTCATGCATGCCAAGCCCCAGGATGCATCATGTACTTCATTCCCACCACAGAGCGGCGACGGTGGTGCAGCACAAGCTGCGGCAACAGGGCCCGTGTCGCCCGACACCAACGGAGTTGA
- a CDS encoding NAD(P)H-binding protein: MILVTGASGQLAQAILHHLKEAGVDAVGGTRTPGDDPRQRLLNFDDPDTLDFGGVGTLVIVSAGTAEDDVVIARHENAVTAAERSNVQHIIYTSVADGGDHLGFALAHRWTERRLQQGTVPWTILRNGLYAELIGQLLTPEAGTITAPFGPGSVAAIARQDLAEAASFVAQDPRAHAGRTYNLVGTEAISALDVAEELGAAYKPGTLADLRSALNTAGLLPFQPAMLLSIHTAVAHGFLDETTQDITQLLGRAPRNPLTVAAAAAQGQWQ; encoded by the coding sequence ATGATTCTCGTTACCGGGGCCTCGGGCCAGCTCGCCCAGGCAATCCTCCACCATCTCAAAGAAGCCGGAGTCGATGCGGTAGGCGGTACCCGCACGCCGGGCGACGACCCGCGCCAGCGCCTGCTCAACTTCGATGATCCAGACACCCTCGACTTTGGTGGTGTCGGCACCCTTGTCATTGTCTCCGCCGGAACGGCCGAGGACGACGTCGTAATTGCCCGGCACGAAAACGCCGTCACCGCCGCCGAACGCAGCAACGTTCAGCACATCATCTACACGAGCGTGGCCGACGGCGGCGACCACCTGGGATTTGCCCTGGCCCACCGCTGGACCGAACGACGTCTGCAGCAGGGCACCGTTCCCTGGACGATCCTACGGAACGGCCTCTATGCGGAACTGATCGGACAACTCCTCACACCTGAAGCGGGCACAATCACGGCGCCGTTCGGCCCCGGCAGTGTTGCGGCGATCGCCCGTCAGGACCTGGCTGAGGCGGCATCATTCGTCGCACAGGATCCACGGGCACACGCCGGACGAACGTACAACCTCGTCGGCACGGAGGCGATCTCCGCGTTGGACGTCGCAGAGGAATTGGGAGCAGCCTACAAGCCCGGCACACTCGCGGACCTCCGCAGCGCCTTGAACACCGCAGGGCTTCTGCCGTTCCAACCAGCCATGCTGCTATCCATACACACCGCTGTCGCCCACGGATTCCTTGACGAAACCACCCAAGACATCACCCAGCTTCTCGGGCGGGCCCCACGGAACCCGCTGACCGTTGCTGCTGCTGCCGCCCAGGGACAATGGCAGTAG
- a CDS encoding FAD/NAD(P)-binding protein: MGDVAIAARETQPDQAAVDDYVVVIIGGGPRGLSVLERLLSNSEDADRLDMTIWLVDGTWPGAGRIWDPRQSRHLLMNTPAREVTIFSGSPDAGPTRAGHGPSLERWLSSKGLPQSDAGYEPRFIYGQYLDDACTEIVRHAPDHISVELCTDTCVDLRPMAGRGTERTGGYVVNLASGERILADSVVLATGHSVAKDTEIAPGVRLDSRRVIVGDSAASLSLSDIRGGERVLALGLGLSFHDITALLTVARRGEFIEDDHGGLRYLRSGEEPQIIGYSRSATPILARGVNQKSADHQYSPVICTAERMLALRGSGPLNFDRDVLDVMLAEADMVHTAVRLEQLHGPESRAVFLEQCRHVAGGDSPRQAVRNAAITAGIEDPFQIDLHALSRPFMGRTFKTTRQWNAELRAFLENDIREALGGNLSNPLKAALDTLRDLRGPARLVVEDGRLEADSYEREFRGRFTAMYGLLVAGPPVRRLQELIALMDAGIVRIAPPGSSLHETDHGDLLIDSPTHTHPLRMDRIIDARVPKYSLAGSTSSLYPSLLAQGMIRRWVYPSGPTRTEQECIDVSHESGNVRGTTGCLIPNLYGIGIPTEGVNWFTQIGNGRPGVFGGFFQNADRIATTILQTVAARSIDHAR; this comes from the coding sequence ATGGGGGATGTCGCGATCGCTGCCCGAGAGACCCAACCAGACCAGGCCGCCGTGGATGATTATGTGGTCGTCATCATCGGTGGCGGGCCGCGGGGCCTGTCGGTTCTCGAGCGCTTGCTCTCGAACAGCGAAGATGCCGACCGCTTAGACATGACGATCTGGTTGGTCGACGGCACGTGGCCGGGCGCCGGACGGATCTGGGACCCGCGGCAATCGCGGCATCTTCTCATGAACACCCCGGCCCGAGAGGTCACTATCTTCTCTGGCAGCCCCGACGCTGGTCCGACACGGGCTGGTCATGGTCCCTCACTTGAGCGGTGGTTGTCCTCTAAGGGGTTACCGCAGTCCGATGCAGGTTACGAGCCGCGGTTTATCTATGGACAGTACCTCGATGACGCCTGCACGGAGATAGTGCGTCATGCCCCGGATCACATCTCAGTGGAGCTGTGCACTGACACCTGCGTCGATTTGCGCCCTATGGCAGGTCGGGGGACCGAGCGGACCGGTGGGTACGTGGTGAACTTGGCCTCCGGTGAGCGGATCCTCGCCGACTCTGTTGTCTTGGCCACCGGGCACAGCGTGGCCAAGGATACCGAGATCGCCCCAGGGGTTCGTTTGGACTCTCGGCGGGTGATTGTCGGGGATTCTGCGGCCAGTCTGAGCCTTTCCGATATTCGGGGCGGGGAGCGAGTGCTGGCGCTGGGCCTGGGCCTGTCCTTCCACGACATCACGGCGTTGCTGACGGTCGCGCGCCGTGGCGAGTTTATCGAAGATGACCATGGCGGCCTGCGCTACCTTAGGTCTGGAGAGGAGCCACAGATCATCGGCTACTCACGGTCTGCCACACCGATCCTGGCACGCGGGGTGAACCAGAAGTCGGCCGACCACCAGTATTCGCCAGTCATCTGCACGGCAGAACGCATGTTGGCCTTGCGCGGCAGCGGGCCTCTGAACTTCGACCGGGATGTCCTGGACGTAATGCTTGCCGAAGCCGACATGGTTCACACTGCTGTGCGACTCGAACAGCTGCATGGGCCCGAGTCCCGGGCGGTCTTCCTGGAACAGTGCCGGCATGTGGCCGGTGGTGACAGCCCCCGGCAGGCTGTCCGCAATGCGGCGATCACTGCGGGCATTGAGGACCCATTCCAGATCGATCTCCACGCTCTGTCTCGACCATTCATGGGTCGCACATTCAAGACGACCCGGCAGTGGAACGCCGAGTTGCGGGCCTTCCTTGAGAACGATATCCGAGAAGCACTAGGTGGCAACCTGAGCAACCCCCTCAAAGCTGCGTTGGACACGCTCCGCGATCTTCGAGGCCCTGCGCGCCTGGTCGTGGAAGACGGACGTCTTGAGGCGGACAGCTACGAGCGGGAATTCCGCGGCCGATTCACCGCCATGTACGGCTTGCTCGTGGCCGGGCCCCCAGTGCGCAGACTCCAAGAGCTTATAGCACTGATGGATGCCGGAATCGTGCGGATTGCCCCACCCGGATCCTCTTTGCACGAAACCGATCACGGGGACCTGCTCATCGACTCGCCCACCCACACTCACCCGTTGCGGATGGACCGAATCATCGATGCACGTGTTCCGAAGTACAGCTTGGCCGGCTCCACCTCGTCCCTCTACCCCTCATTGCTGGCCCAAGGAATGATTCGGCGGTGGGTTTACCCTTCCGGCCCGACCCGCACGGAGCAGGAGTGCATCGATGTCTCTCATGAATCCGGTAACGTCCGTGGCACTACCGGATGTCTCATCCCAAACCTGTACGGGATCGGCATCCCCACCGAGGGAGTCAACTGGTTCACGCAGATCGGCAACGGTCGCCCCGGAGTCTTCGGCGGCTTCTTCCAGAACGCCGATCGCATCGCCACCACAATCCTGCAGACCGTAGCAGCCAGGAGCATCGACCATGCCCGCTAA
- a CDS encoding helix-turn-helix domain-containing protein — protein MLGSHTGVTAALEPCGSTDHPDCGIRDVLDRIGDKWSVLVIVELASGVRRFRELQRAIDGISQRMLTLTVRRLERDGLLTRTVYPTVPAQVTYELTARGSGLTHLVKQLADWSLANKHAIGRSRDLYDEENPDHAIR, from the coding sequence GTGTTAGGCAGTCACACCGGGGTAACCGCTGCCCTGGAACCGTGCGGCAGCACCGACCACCCGGACTGCGGCATCCGCGACGTCCTCGACCGGATCGGGGACAAGTGGTCAGTCCTGGTCATCGTCGAACTGGCCTCCGGCGTGCGGCGCTTCCGGGAACTGCAGAGAGCCATCGACGGGATTTCCCAACGGATGTTGACGCTGACCGTCAGGCGCCTTGAACGTGACGGTCTGCTCACCCGGACCGTTTACCCCACGGTCCCAGCGCAAGTCACCTACGAACTCACCGCCCGCGGCAGCGGCCTCACCCATTTGGTCAAGCAGCTCGCAGACTGGTCATTGGCAAATAAACATGCCATTGGACGATCGCGGGACCTCTACGACGAGGAAAACCCGGACCACGCGATCCGGTAG
- a CDS encoding ribbon-helix-helix protein, CopG family, with product MNTKKAKGGHTEELDPQEQARYDALASWAETADIAPGARITKATGPEAGRALLETALGSPEAVRRAVGKPSLSKKGTSPSRSVRLPEDMDAQLLARSEQEHRKPSEVLREALREYLAKAS from the coding sequence ATGAACACGAAGAAGGCCAAGGGCGGCCATACAGAGGAACTGGACCCGCAGGAACAGGCCCGCTATGACGCCCTCGCATCCTGGGCGGAAACCGCCGACATCGCACCCGGTGCCCGCATCACCAAAGCCACCGGCCCCGAAGCGGGCAGGGCACTGCTGGAAACCGCCCTGGGCTCCCCCGAGGCTGTACGGCGGGCTGTAGGAAAGCCATCCCTCAGCAAGAAGGGAACCTCCCCCTCACGCTCCGTCCGACTGCCCGAAGATATGGATGCCCAGTTGCTCGCCCGGTCAGAGCAGGAACACCGCAAGCCAAGCGAGGTACTGCGCGAAGCCCTGCGCGAATACCTGGCTAAAGCCTCCTGA
- a CDS encoding cupin domain-containing protein has translation MARVDVIDNVLRSGFDMNEIDWEPWVEPGRKQVDRHMLWAPSEEDPSVGLLVRFPAGAHGDFHQHLGYELMLVLDGIIEHSDGRSWPKGTLIVEEPGTYHSMSSKEGCTFLAIRTHPTQPSTPVPPHEQNEG, from the coding sequence ATGGCACGTGTAGATGTCATCGACAATGTTTTGCGCAGCGGTTTCGACATGAACGAAATCGATTGGGAGCCTTGGGTCGAGCCCGGCCGCAAGCAGGTGGACCGGCACATGCTCTGGGCCCCCTCCGAAGAGGACCCCTCCGTCGGCTTGCTCGTGCGCTTCCCTGCGGGGGCTCACGGAGACTTCCACCAGCATCTGGGTTACGAGCTGATGCTCGTCTTGGATGGCATCATCGAGCACAGCGACGGGCGTTCGTGGCCCAAAGGGACACTGATCGTGGAGGAGCCGGGCACCTACCACTCCATGTCCTCGAAGGAAGGCTGCACCTTCCTAGCGATCCGCACTCACCCGACACAGCCGAGCACCCCGGTTCCCCCGCACGAGCAGAACGAGGGCTGA
- a CDS encoding recombinase family protein produces the protein MRIGYGRVSTRDQHPEAQHDALTAAGCQQVFLDTASGKLARRPELDKALLSANRAGDQLVVTKLDRLGRSLENLIDLSNTLQERGVDLVVLDQGIDTSTATGRMFFQILGSIAEFEHALMSERTRDGLAAARARGRTGGQKPKLTPRQVKIAREMYEETGTDGKRVHTVSAIAAEFGVTRPTIYRHFETQKG, from the coding sequence ATGCGAATCGGATACGGACGGGTTTCAACCCGGGATCAGCACCCCGAAGCCCAACACGATGCCCTGACCGCGGCCGGCTGCCAGCAGGTCTTCCTCGATACGGCCTCCGGAAAGCTCGCCCGCAGACCCGAACTCGACAAGGCCCTGCTCTCGGCCAACCGGGCAGGCGATCAGCTCGTCGTCACCAAACTCGACCGGCTCGGCCGGTCGTTGGAAAACCTCATCGACTTGTCCAACACCCTGCAGGAGCGCGGTGTTGACCTCGTCGTCCTTGACCAGGGCATCGACACATCCACCGCCACCGGGCGGATGTTCTTCCAGATCCTCGGCTCGATCGCCGAGTTCGAACACGCCCTGATGTCCGAACGGACCCGCGACGGGCTCGCCGCCGCCCGCGCCCGGGGGCGGACCGGCGGCCAGAAGCCGAAGCTCACTCCCCGGCAGGTGAAGATCGCCCGGGAAATGTATGAAGAAACCGGCACCGACGGCAAGCGGGTTCACACCGTGTCGGCAATCGCGGCCGAGTTCGGTGTCACGAGACCCACAATCTACCGTCATTTCGAGACCCAGAAGGGGTAG
- a CDS encoding acyl-CoA synthetase gives MFSARNRQPALIAPWDHTKTEYVETSYETMSILSDDLAVGLSELHGCLAGRRVVVQMEQTAQLWIVLLALLKVQAVCVPIHPGLHGEGLSYRADAAGASLVIVDEVHPNHEVLDAFVLPVSEIASYSYPFADGNYAAAVNSQRGTALREFIPASPTSADAEAFGVFTSGTTGHPKLVLHSHRSHSIAHLASLYWNQLRAGERHLNMSSPGWAKFFWSSFLVPLTSGVTLVAPPPEDRIPELGSFLKENQVDTLCAPANILRRIRTSAGSRPSKLRDVTTVGEALGNHTATRFTDDWGIRVREGFGQSEATAILGEFPAATQVGPGLRLLPGYQIELRHEPGEPAARLYYRGASSPSFLRYITDHGERVMETTPDGLQWSGDYAERRSDGSFVLLGRGDDVFKTFGVLVAPAQIESVLEHHPAVLESAVIGRADPVGGYVPHAYVVLREPKTPSTSGPAAPTDATAIMDWANQQLDPGIRLMQCKVVDRLPKSINGKTQRSMIPV, from the coding sequence ATGTTCTCAGCACGCAACCGCCAACCGGCGCTCATCGCCCCCTGGGACCACACCAAAACCGAGTATGTCGAGACCTCCTACGAGACCATGTCGATCCTCTCGGACGACCTGGCCGTCGGACTCAGCGAGCTTCACGGTTGTCTGGCCGGTCGACGCGTGGTCGTCCAAATGGAGCAGACCGCACAGCTCTGGATTGTCCTGCTGGCCCTATTGAAGGTCCAGGCCGTGTGTGTGCCCATCCACCCTGGTCTGCACGGCGAAGGGCTGTCCTACAGGGCCGACGCAGCAGGGGCCTCCCTTGTGATCGTCGACGAGGTCCACCCCAATCACGAGGTCCTGGACGCCTTTGTCCTTCCCGTCTCTGAGATCGCCAGCTATTCGTATCCGTTCGCCGACGGCAATTACGCTGCGGCCGTGAACAGCCAGCGGGGTACGGCACTGCGAGAGTTCATTCCCGCTTCGCCGACGTCGGCTGATGCGGAGGCATTCGGCGTCTTCACTTCTGGCACCACTGGTCACCCCAAGCTGGTTCTGCATAGCCACCGTTCCCACAGCATCGCTCATTTGGCATCGCTGTACTGGAACCAACTTCGGGCCGGTGAACGTCACCTCAACATGAGCTCCCCTGGGTGGGCAAAGTTCTTCTGGAGCAGCTTTCTGGTCCCACTCACTTCCGGAGTAACACTCGTCGCCCCACCCCCTGAGGATCGGATCCCGGAGCTAGGTTCCTTCCTTAAAGAGAACCAAGTCGACACACTCTGTGCCCCGGCGAACATTCTTCGCCGCATCCGCACCTCCGCCGGATCACGGCCGTCCAAGCTCCGGGACGTGACCACGGTGGGGGAAGCACTCGGAAACCACACCGCTACACGCTTCACCGACGACTGGGGCATCCGCGTGCGCGAGGGATTTGGCCAGTCAGAGGCCACTGCCATCCTTGGCGAGTTCCCAGCCGCTACTCAGGTAGGCCCCGGACTCAGGTTGCTTCCCGGATACCAGATCGAGCTCAGGCACGAGCCGGGCGAGCCTGCAGCCCGCCTCTACTACCGCGGTGCATCTTCGCCTAGCTTCTTGCGATACATCACCGACCACGGTGAGCGAGTCATGGAGACGACCCCCGACGGCCTGCAGTGGTCCGGTGACTACGCCGAACGGAGGTCCGACGGCAGCTTCGTTCTGCTTGGGAGGGGGGACGATGTCTTCAAGACCTTCGGGGTGCTCGTCGCGCCGGCCCAGATTGAGTCGGTCCTAGAACACCATCCGGCTGTCCTGGAGAGCGCAGTGATCGGACGAGCTGACCCGGTCGGTGGCTACGTACCGCACGCGTACGTGGTGCTACGCGAGCCCAAGACCCCGAGCACTTCAGGTCCCGCGGCCCCCACAGACGCGACGGCGATCATGGACTGGGCCAATCAGCAACTGGACCCCGGGATTCGCCTCATGCAATGCAAGGTTGTCGACCGGCTGCCCAAGTCGATTAACGGAAAGACCCAACGCTCAATGATCCCTGTATGA